In Dryobates pubescens isolate bDryPub1 chromosome 26, bDryPub1.pri, whole genome shotgun sequence, a single window of DNA contains:
- the SNAI1 gene encoding zinc finger protein SNAI1 produces the protein MPRSFLVKKHFSASKKPNYSELESQAVLTAPLLYETCPLPVIPPPEVLGPGAYYPPLVWDAGLLSSLFPGGPGSEAAGSTAPALDLTALSSEDDEGKSSGPPSPASAPAAAERFRCAQCAKAYSTFAGLSKHKQLHCDSQARKSFSCKYCEKEYVSLGALKMHIRSHTLPCVCKMCGKAFSRPWLLQGHIRTHTGEKPFSCTHCNRAFADRSNLRAHLQTHSDVKKYQCKTCSRTFSRMSLLHKHEETGCSGSR, from the exons ATGCCGCGGTCTTTTCTGGTGAAGAAGCACTTCTCGGCCAGTAAGAAGCCAAACTACAGCGAGCTGGAGAGCCAGGCTG TGCTGACCGCCCCTCTGCTGTACGAGACCTGCCCGCTGCCCGTCATCCCCCCGCCTGAGGTGCTCGGCCCCGGTGCTTACTACCCGCCACTGGTATGGGACgcggggctgctctccagccttttCCCGGGTGGCCCAGGCAGCGAGGCGGCtgggagcacagcccctgccctggaccTCACGGCACTCTCCAGCGAGGACGATGAAGGCAAGAGCTCTGGGCCCCCTAGCCCAGCCTCGGCCCCCGCTGCCGCCGAGCGCTTCCGCTGCGCCCAGTGTGCCAAGGCTTACTCCACCTTTGCCGGGCTCTCCAAGCACAAGCAATTGCACTGCGACTCCCAGGCCAGGAAATCCTTCAGCTGCAAGTACTGCGAGAAGGAGTACGTGAGCCTGGGGGCTCTCAAGATGCACATCCGGAGCCACACACTGCCCTGCGTCTGCAAGATGTGTGGCAAGGCCTTCTCccggccctggctgctgcagggccacaTCCGGACACACACCG GTGAAAAGCCCTTTTCCTGTACACACTGCAACCGGGCCTTTGCTGACCGCTCTAATCTCCGAGCCCACCTGCAGACCCATTCAGATGTAAAGAAGTACCAATGCAAAACCTGCTCCCGGACTTTCTCCCGTATGTCCCTGCTCCACAAGCATGAGGAGACAGGCTGCTCCGGCTCTCGCTGA